The genome window TTTATCTCAGGTCAACTGTGCTTGCTGGGCTTGCTCTGTCTTATCTAATCTGGGTCTGGGAGTTTCCTGGGTGTTTTCAGGGTGTGATTGCATGGAATGGGAGTTCTCCTGCTTCCCTAGAAGACCAAAGATGAAACTCTCTGCTCAAGAAACATGCCAAGGCTGCCCCAGCTGAAAGACTCCCACACGCTCTGAGAGGGAAGAGCATCAGATGCAGCACTAAACCTGACTTGTTTCCATCCACCAGTGACCTGGACCAGTCAAACTGCTCCCACATGTTCCTCCTACATCCCACAACAGGCAGTGCCTCACAAGGACTGCCCAGCGCTCGTTTCTGAGGCTCACAAGGGATGAGCACAACCcacacaggctgcacaggggaCCTTGCAGAAGGTCCCTAGGAGGTGTCTCCATCTCTAGAAGAGTCCCCCACCTTCTCTGTGTCCTCCTTCTTGACAGATTTCAGGTTGGCCCTCAGGTCCATGGAGACCTTGTGCTTGGAGCccagcagagccctgagcaTGGCGTCGGCTGACACCCGCACTCGCCGCAGGGGAGGTCGCTTGAACTTCCCTCGGAGATCCAGCACTTTGATTTTCAGGTCTTTAATCTGCAGGTtgaggaaaagaggaggagggggggaggCCCTGGCATGGCTGCTGCCTGGGTGAAGTAGGAGACTCTGCTGACACTGAGCCCCAGAGGGGTCTGTGCTTCTCCTGCAGCCATGAGGACCACCTCCAGCAAAGGGCTGTCCacctgggcacagagctggtgtCATTGCCTTGTCCCAGCCTGTTCAGATGGCAGATGTGCCATGAGAAGCAGCTCTCAGAGCCACAAAGGGTGACCAGGAGACTGAGGAGGTTGCCTGTGGACAGGTTGAGTTCCCCGAGGCAGGGATGAGCCTTGTGCTGAGTGATGTCTTGCAGAGCAAATACCAACCCTTAGATAACCCTGGTGAGTGTTCCACATCcaggctcagcccagcccatGACAGGCCCCCATCAAGGCCCAAGCTACCACGTGGGAGGGAGTTAATGCAGGAGCAAACAGCCCCTCCTGCCTCCTACCTCCCGAGTGTTATGGTTGCATTTTGCTTCAATGTCGTATCTCTCTTCATCCACAATCTCGACCTTCTCgtgcagctccctgcacaggTCCTGGGGGCCAAGCACAACAGGACAGGGGTGAGAGGTGCTCCTCCATGCTCCCAAGGAGCTCACTCCACCCCCAGAGCCGAGCAATACCTGGAGCTGGCTCAGGGAGAGCCCACTGGTGCGCAGCGGCGTGATCCGCTCGGACAGGTAGcgctccttctctgactgcttGTCCACGAGCTCCTGATCCCACTCCTCCTTTGCCTTTGCCAGCATCAGACTCTGTGAGCACAAGCAGAGGGGAGCAGATAGGCACAAGTGTGAGCAGACAGGCTCCTTTGTTCTCCTGTGCCTCCCCACACAACATCTctaggatgggatgggtctgTCTGCCTCCCAAACCTGCCCCTCCCAGAATCACTGTTCTGCTTCAACACACATCAAAAAGTCTCAGCACCTTTGGTGTGGTGACCCTGAAGGCAGagggaagagtgtggccagaggTACCACAGAGCTGTGGTGGTCCCAATGGGTGGGTGCTGACTTGGGCAGTTTCTTTGCATCAGTTTGCTGTGGCATTAAGTGACTTTCCCAAGCCACAACCTGGGGACCTCCCAAACTTGAGCTGCTGGTGCACAAACATGAGCTCTGTGGCTTTAGAGCTGAGGCATCAGAGTCTCTCCCCACCTGAGTGAAATGGAGGTTGGGGGAGGTTTGTTTGGTGCATGGACCACAAAGCCCACATGAGTGAGGGTTTTGGAGGAAGCAAGAGGTGGGAATGGCAGCTGCTCCCCAAGGCCCATCCTTCTGCCACTCCTCATCGCTGCCCCACTGACCACACACTTCAAGCCTGGCTCCATTACCCCAGCAAGACAAACCCCAGGGAGTTTCCAGCCCTCAGGACTCACCTTCAACAAGAGTTTGCGTGAGGCTGTGATCTTGGATTTTCtctaggggaaaaaagccacaactttgaaaacaaactcacagcaaatgcagaggaGCATCAAAATCACTCCCAAGAGGCAAGGAAAGGTGCTCACCTCCCTGCAGGCAGGTGTGAGTTCAGAAGgagcaataaggaagaaaagagaacagGGAATCAGTGAATAAAAGTTAAAGAGATGACAATCAAGAAAATCATCTCATGTGGCTGCAGTTGGTTTCCCTGCTTCTGTATCTAAGAGTTGCCACCGCAGGTGAGGCAGGTCTgaggtgatgctgctctgggAATGCAGCAGGTGCTCGAGGCCACTGCTCAGAACGCCAAAATGCCACTGAGTGTGGCACATGAGCTGTCAcaactgccacagggacactgaggggctgcagcgtggccagagccgggcacagagctggggaaggggctggagcacaaggggctggggaggggctgagggaatgggggtgttgagcctggagaagaggagcctgaggtaggggtcggtctcttctccccaggaatgagtgacaggacaagaggcaatgggctgcagctgccccaggggagggtgaggttggagctgaggcagaactgtttccctgagaggggtgtcagccctgtgccaggctgcccagggagctggggcagtgcccagccctggagggatcccaaagccgtggggctgaggtgctgaggggtcagtgctgggctgggcagggtgagggcagggctggggctgcagcagctccaggggcttttccagcccaaaGGATTGTGCGTTCCTGTGCAGCGAAGCCGGGGGAAACTCGCGCTACTCACGGCTCCGGCATCGCGGCGAGAGGCTGCTGGGCTgcgggcggggagcggctgcACGGGAAAccaaagggaagagaaagaaaggcaaGAAACTGAAACCAAGGAGCAAATCCCAAAGCCCAAATGCAGCCGAGGCCGGGAAGCGCCGGCGGGACCCTGCCCGGGGCCGGTGCTGCCCCCGCTGACGGCGGACGGGAGCGACTCGGCGCTGGGACACACCGAGCGCAGGGCTGCGGGGAAAGCTTCCAGGCGAGCTCCGGGCTGCCCCCAGCCAGCCCCGCGGGACTCgggctcctgctcctcagggtTTTTCCCAAGCACGGAGCTGCGCCCCCGCCGGCGGCATCACCCGCCCCAGCTCGGGGCCAGGGGACGGACGAGAGAGGGGATGGAAAGATCAGGAGAAACGAGGCACCTCGAGGCTTTCCCCCACCACATCGGCTCGGGGAGACCCATCCTGCAGCTCCCCGGGGGCGACTGCACGGACAACGGGACCGAAGCCCATGGCGGAGTGATGGAGAAGGGCAGCGAGATGCAGCTGAGCAGGTTCCTTCGGCAGCCCCGTCCCTCCGGCTTCGTGCTTGAAATGTGCTCGGTAAccctctgccctggcagctgctcccAAGTGCTctgcctccacagcctcccctgCACTGCCTCCAACCCTCCCCTCCCTCACCAAGAAGACAGCACTGTGCAGCCCTGTTTAACAGAGAAATGTGTGAGAAAATGCCAATCAAACTGGGGGGTTTCTCTCTTTGAGAGCTGATGCCACATCTCAGAAGGGAAGAGATGGGGGGGTTTAGTCCTTTCCCTCAGGACTGAAGTGACAAAGCTGAGATTTGGGTTAACATTTTTGCCTTGGTCTCTTTGCATCCTCCTAAACTCAGAAACtgtctaaaaaaacccccaaagatTCCTGCTGGGGGgaatagaggggaaaaaaggagcaaTTGTGATCtccaacagctgctgctgggtgtgtggaGCCTGAGCTGTGCAGCTCCCagtgcagctcctgctccctgtgcctGTGGCTGCCTGAAGGAATGCAGCCAGGAGGGAAAGTGCCACAAAACCCCAGGAGGAATCATCTCCCTCAGAGCCTGCCACATGGCTGGATTTACAAGGAGAAATCCCAAGGACaggattttttcctctctccaaaGCCACATCACTTTGCTGCACCTGGGTTCCAGCCGTTCTGGAGACTTGGTGATGTGACAAACATCCCAGAGGACATGGAGGGAAGGCAGCTTCTCCTGCCTCACACAGGGAGCATTGAGCAGGTCAGGTCCCAGCTGCTTCCCCTCAGTTTAGTTCAGGGGAGGTGGAAAATTGGCTCCTGGAGGTGAGCAAGGGCTGGGCAAAGCCTCCCAGCATCTGCAGCAATccctgctggagcagagcctgCTGTCCCTAGAACGTGAGACTCATTCCACACTCGAGGCTGATGACCTCTACCCAAGGTCAATCAATTCTTAGGGCCAGATAGTTCTAAATTGGCTTCCCAGGGGACAACTGGGACTCAGTGGTACCAGTAAGACATTCCCAGCATCTCATGCAGGGACTTGCAGGCTCCAGCTGGATCTGAAGCATTCACAAGAGATTCTGGTCCCTGATGGGGACAAAGGGATCTGGACAAACTCATTCTGCACTCTTCTCATACCCCACCCATGAACAGAATCAAAAGCTTGTTAAaccattagatcacagaaatccttccaagaaataaaagccCATCAATCCAAACTGCTCAATGCTGACATCCTCCCTCATGCCAGGGGCCAGAGACAGCCCAGGAACACGATGCCACACGCACTCTGCTCACAGCCTTGCTCCCTGCTCACACAAGGCAAAGGCACACAGGCAAATGCTCCCCAAAATGCTCTTGTTGGCCAGTTTTCAGGGGGTCAAATCTCAGCTCCAGAGCCCAGTTGGGTGTTTTGGTGATGTTTGTCCCCCTGCACTCTCACCAATCCACTGTccaagagcagaggaaaagttTGAGCAGCCTCAGGGGGGAGAAATTCAGGCAAACTCCTGAGGTTCATGTCTCTAAGTGCAGGTCCTGAGGGTCTCATGCTGGTGCCTGTGTGGCCACATGCAGGGAGTCAGGggggaggggacacggggcagCCTTACCTCGGGGCTGTGCAGGAGGAAGGTGATGCCTGGcctctggagagctgctcacTGCTGGGGACTGCTGGTGGAGGGGGAGTATAAAATCCCAGGCTGCCTGCAAGTGGTCAGTAAAAATAGCACAAATCCCCTCTTGCAGACACACGTTTGCCACGAGCCCCAGAGGCCTGTGACGTGCCACAcacctgggcaggggctggaacatggggttacacacacacactgacacacacacagcatGGGTCAGGGCACCTGTGTGGCATGGAATCAGACATtccatggtgggggctggaagggccctgcagagctgctccagctccagcccctgctacagcagcttcccctggctcagggggcacaggaacgtgtccaggtggggttggaaacctcctgaggagcctccacaccctccctgggcagcctgggccagggctccctcacctcagcaccaaaggagattctcctcctgtttaagaggaactttctgtgtcccagctgatgtccatcagcccttgtcctgtcacagggCACCACAGACACAAGTgtgtccccatcctcctgacacccaccctgtaggtACTTacaagtgctgctgaggtgcccctgagctcaggcttctcttctccaggctgagcagccccaggcctgcagcctttcctcctcacacacatgttccatcccctcagcaccttgctgtccctgcactggcctctctccagcagttccctgtctcttctgagctgggaagcccagagctggccacaggactccagacaaGCCTCAgtagagcagagagggaggagaacctccctcaccctgctgcccacactcttcttaacacaccccaggctgccattggccttctcacCCACAAAGGCACACTACTGGCCCATATTTAGTCTGTTATcagcaggactcccaggtgtttCTCCACAGAGGTGACAGATTTGGTGCTCTCGTGCTGTTTGCGTGGGAAGCAGCCCAGCTTGGCCAGCACGTtcaggtgtgtgtgtgcagctgtgCCAGGTCAGGCTGAGCGTGGTGCAATGGCAATGCCAGTGCAGATGGGCTGTACATTCATCACCTCACAtctgcctttcttctctctgatgGAAACCAGCTGGAAAAGCCCCTGGGGCAACGTTCTGTTAGGGCATCAGGACCACCCAGACttgcccagcacagcacagcaggttGGGATGCTCAAGGAGCTTCCAGCCCTTCATGTTTTCCACATGGAattcctgagaagcagcaggaaagctTCTGTCtcacccccctgcaccccaccAAGCCCCTTGCCCAGTGTCCCTGTGGAGGGAGGCTTGGCAAGGCAGGAGACCACAAGGACAGGCAACACCTGTTCCCTGGGATATTTTCAGGGGCAAATTTAGGAGCAAACAATTCCCAGCGTGCAGCCCAGCAGGGACAATGCCTGGCATTTTAATCCTGAGGCTATTATGGTCATGGAGGGACATGCAGCTGCATGCATGGGGTAGCTCTCATGATGGGGAGCAAAGACAACTCCCCtgtcctgcagagcaggagggtcacagctgcctgccctggctccttcctccctttcccAGGCACCACAGTGGGagctctgtgctggtgaggctcTGCTGTGAGGTTGGTGACAGTGGCAGTGACAGTCCCATCCTTCATTTgacctagaatcatagaatcccagcatgATGGGAGGGattggaagggtcctgcagacagtgctgatgagatcccccctcaggcttctcttccccaggctgaacagccccagggctgcagcctttcctcctcacacacatgttccagcccctcagcaccttggtggccctgcactagaTAAACCTGCACCAGCCAAGTCCCAGCAAGCAGAGGAGAAACCCTCCCTGCACCCAGCAGCCTCGGGAGCCCCTCCAAGGAtatttccccttccccagctccaagtGCCAGCAGATCTGCTCCCAGCccccagggaggaggaggaggaggaggaggcagctttATAGCAGCCTGTTAGACCTTTATAAGGCAAAAGCCCCCGCAGGGCCATGCCTCCAGCATCTTTCCTCTCAGCTGCCTTGGGATTGTTTTCAGAGCACAGAGGAGCCAAAATTAGCCGGTGACAAAGGCACCACAttccctccagccctgccccagggaCCCAGGCTCGGCACTGCACGGGGGCTGCTTCGGATGCCATTTGCTCCAGTCTCAGGTTTCGTCCTCTGCTGGGACCtggagtgaggaggaggaaagggcagGCGAGGGAGGGGGTCGTGGGACCCCTCAACTGATGCTTTCAAAGGCTGCCAGGaggggtgggcagcagcaggactggCAGGAGCTCAAGGtctctccatccctcctctccAGCTGACGTTTTGGGTCTCCATCCCTGGCTTGCGAACTGCAGTGGGCTGTATCCCGGTGCAGGGCTGTATCCCGGTGCGGGGCTGTATCCCCGTGCGGGGCTGCATCCCGGTGCGGGGCTGTATCCCGGTGCAGGGCTGTATCCCGGTGCGGGGCTGTATCCCCGTGCGGGGCTGCATCCCGGTGCGGGGCTGTATCCCGGTGCGGGGCTGCATCCCGGTGCGGGGCTGTATCCCGGTGAGGGGCTGTATCCCGGTGCGGGGCTACATCCCGGTGCGGGGCTGTATCCCGGTGCGGGGCTGTATCCCGGTGCGGGGCTGTATCCCGGTGAGGGGCTGTATCCCGGTGCGGGGCTGTATCCCGGTGCGGGGCTGCATCCCGGTGCGGGGCTGCATCCCGGTGAGGGGCTGTATCCCGGTGCGGGGCTGTATCCCGGTGCGGGGCTGCATCCCGGTGCGGGGCTGTATCCCGGTGCGGGGCTGCATCCCGGTGCGGGGCTGTATCCCGGTGCGGGGCTGCATCCCGGTGCGGGGCTGCATCCCGGTGCGGGGCTGCCTCTCCTCCCGCTGCAGGGCTGCCTCcaccctcccccagctccacGTTCGTTCCCTTTGCAGAGCCCGGACCGAGCGGGAGAGCCGCGGGGTGCAGAGGAGCGCCGGCTGGGGGCTGCGGCAGCGTGTGcccgggcagggctggcagtgcCCACCCCCAGCTGTGCCCCGGCCCATCTGCGCTCCGCAGCTCGGCACATCCCGCCCGGttccctctctgtctctctctccgTTTTCTTCGCAGGCTTTTGGGTGACGGTGTGCGCGGTGCAGAGGGTCCCGCGGGGATCCCGCAGCCCGGAGCATCCCACGGAGCGCTGACATCCCGGGAGACGGTCGGGGAGCGCCTGTGGACAGGTACGAGCGGAGCCGAGGGGTCGGGGAAGGGGGCGAGGGAGCCGGGACCAGACcccagggagcaggaggagccGTCAAAGGGTCGTGGCTGTGCCTCGGTTTCGCGTCTCAGGGAGGGACGGGCTGCAGGCTCCGGCTGCCGTCACACGAGGGCAGCAGAGTCCCGCGTCACCGCTGCCCCGCGGGGCGACCCCTGCCCAGATGTGCGACCCCTCCTCCAGATGTGCGACCCTTCCTCCAGATGTGAGACCCCTCCCCAGATGTGAGACCCCTCCTCCAGATGTGAGACCCCTCCGAAAATGTATGACTCCTCCCCAGATGTGCAAACCCCTCCTCCAGATGTGTGACCCCTCCCAAAATGTGCGACCCCTGCCCAGATGTGACATCCCTCCTCCAGATGTGTGACCCCTCCCCAGATGTGAGATCCCTCCCCAGATGTGCGACCCCTCCCAAAATGTATGACTCCTCCCCAGATGTGCAAACCCCTCCTCCAGATGTGTGACCCTTCCCTCAGATGTGTGACCCCTCCCTCAGACGTGCAAACCCCTCCCCAGATATATATCCCCTCCCCAGATCAGTGACCCCTCTCCCAGATGTGTACCCCCCTCCCTAGAGGTGTGACCCCCCTCCCCAGAtatgcaaccccctccccagatGTGTGACCCCCTCCCCCAGACATGTAACTCCCTCCCCAGATATAtaacccccctccccaaatgTGTAACCCCCTCCCCAGATGTGTGACCCCCTCCCCAGGTATGGAATCCCCTCCCCAGATGTGTAACCCCTTCCCTAGA of Colius striatus isolate bColStr4 chromosome 22, bColStr4.1.hap1, whole genome shotgun sequence contains these proteins:
- the TNNI1 gene encoding LOW QUALITY PROTEIN: troponin I, slow skeletal muscle (The sequence of the model RefSeq protein was modified relative to this genomic sequence to represent the inferred CDS: substituted 1 base at 1 genomic stop codon), giving the protein MPEPXRKSKITASRKLLLKSLMLAKAKEEWDQELVDKQSEKERYLSERITPLRTSGLSLSQLQDLCRELHEKVEIVDEERYDIEAKCNHNTREIKDLKIKVLDLRGKFKRPPLRRVRVSADAMLRALLGSKHKVSMDLRANLKSVKKEDTEKERPVEVGDWRKNVEAMSGMEGRKKMFDAAKSPTGQ